One segment of Xiphias gladius isolate SHS-SW01 ecotype Sanya breed wild chromosome 1, ASM1685928v1, whole genome shotgun sequence DNA contains the following:
- the madd gene encoding MAP kinase-activating death domain protein isoform X4 has protein sequence MEKKKMCPRLLDYLVVVGARQPSSDSVAQTPQLLRRYPLEDHHDFPLPPDVVFFCQPEGCLSIRQRRVSLRDDSSFVFTLTDKDSGITRYGICVNFYRSFQRGHHRARGDKSSHTETAAQAAETTSEGSDGSGGGPPSALPPPNNADSAPPPASGEESGKPGAELNAGKSPQHRRSSAKVAPRNRNSTLTSLCILSHYPFFSTFRECLYILKRLVDCCSQRLTQRAGLPRATQRDTMWRVFTGALSVEEKGSQLLADLREIESWVYRLLRSPVPVPGQRRVDVEVLPHELKRPLTFALPDNSRFSMVDFPLHLPLELLGVDACLQVLSCVLLEHKVILQSRDYNALSMSVMAFVAMIYPLEYMFPVIPLLPTCMASAEQLLLAPTPYIIGVPASFFLYKCDFKMPDDVWLVDLDSSKVIAPTNAEMLPPLPEPEAGELKKHLKQALASMSLNTQPILNLEKFQEGQEMPLLPPGRDKASPSSTEFNPLIYGNDVDSVDVATRVAMVRFFNSPNVLQGFQMHTRTLRLFPRPVVAFQSSSFLASRPRRSGFADKLSHTQAVEFYGEWALNPTNLAFQRIHNNVFDPSLIGDKPKWYAHQLQPVVYRVYDGSSQLVEAMAGPLEDEGNESDPTDSGSDSEAYDDSSSSYSSLGDLVSEMIQGDIQGDTPSLDPPTHAALGDASEVEFQDFHDFREGHGSEGPPSGEGPAEPSDGQPLRSSSSTTASSSPSTIIQGVNNEQGEAPEIEASASAALQNPVPGLGSQPFLRPTADAGLVDPANKKQEYDNPYFEPQYGFPSEDDPDAEEQVESYTPRFNQNLNGNKIQRPLRPSSLRLPGESDGEGDSRNSSPNSTISNSSNDGFGGLMSFASNLYKNHGTSFSLSNLALPNKAAREKSTPFPSLKGARAPRALVDQKSSVIKHSPTVKRESPSPQGRVNNTSENQQFLKEVVQSVLDGQGVGWLNMKKVRRLLENEQLRVFVLSKLNRAVQSEEDARQEIIRDVEVSRKVYKGMLDILKCTVSSLEHSYTNAGLGGMASVFSLLEIARTHYQTKDPEKRKRSPTDSAGSPGSKESPSGRMETARPQGLLNIPHLQLPHNTTGKGARHFDTRSLNEENFIASIGPEGAKQQRPQVTDAEEKKSQISADSGLSVTSGSQRSDTESVASLEPPILTRSTSQDSEASTVISNSSGETLGADSDLSSTAGDGLIGRTAPHLTQSRGTLSDSEIETNPATSSVFGKTHTLKPGAKDHVPTMAKGPPPQPMEDISMRIYLCEGLLGRDKSSVWDQLEDAAMETFSLSKERSTLWDQLQFWEDAFLDAVMLEREGMGMDQGPQEMIERYLSLGEHDRKRLEDDEDRLLATLLHNMIAYMLMMKVNKNDIRKKVRRLMGKSHIGLTYSQEINELLDKLAHMNGRELCIRPSGSRHIKKQTFVVHAGTDTTGDIFFMEVCDDCIVLRSNIGTVYERWWYEKLINMTYCPKTKVLCLWRRNGQETQLNKFYTKKCRELYYCVKDSMERAAARQQSIKPGPELGGEFPVQDMKTGEGGLLQVTLEGINLKFMHSQVFIELSHIKKCNTVKGVFVLEEFVPETKEVVIHKYKTPMAHQICYSVLCLFSYMAAVKGKEAEGKAKILSPRPLPS, from the exons atggagaaaaagaaaatgtgcccTCGCCTTCTCGACTACTTGGTAGTGGTTGGAGCAAG GCAACCAAGTAGTGACAGTGTGGCCCAGACACCTCAGCTCCTCCGCCGCTACCCACTGGAGGACCACCACGACTTCCCACTCCCACCAGATGTGGTGTTTTTCTGCCAACCAGAGGGCTGCCTCAGTATACGCCAGCGTAGGGTTAGCCTTCGTGACGACTCCTCATTTGTTTTCACGCTGACTGACAAGGACTCAGGAATCACCCGCTACGGAATCTGCGTCAACTTCTACCGCTCTTTTCAGCGAGGACATCACCGTGCTCGTGGGGACAAGAGCAgtcacacagagacagcagcaCAGGCAGCGGAGACCACTAGTGAAGGGTCTGATGGCAGCGGTGGAGGCCCACCTTCCGCGTTACCTCCACCCAACAATGCTGACTCAGCACCTCCGCCTGCCTCTGGAGAAGAGAGTGGAAAACCAGGTGCCGAGCTAAATGCTGGCAAATCCCCACAGCACAGACGAAGTTCTGCTAAGGTGGCACCCAGGAACCGCAACAGCACACTGACCTCGCTGTGCATACTCAGCCACTACCCATTTTTCTCTACCTTCAGGGAATGCTTATATATTCTCAAGAGGCTGGTGGACTGCTGCAGTCAGAGGCTAACACAACGTGCTGGGCTCCCTCGTGCAACCCAGAG gGACACCATGTGGCGGGTTTTTACTGGTGCACTGTCAGTAGAAGAGAAAGGCAGCCAGCTGCTGGCCGACCTGCGGGAGATTGAATCGTGGGTGTACCGGTTGCTGCGTTCACCAGTACCAGTGCCTGGTCAGAGACGTGTGGATGTGGAAGTGTTGCCCCATGAACTCAAACGGCCACTCACTTTTGCCCTGCCTGACAACTCCCGCTTCTCCATGGTCGACTTCCCCCTACACCTCCCCTTAGAGCTGCTGGGTGTGGACGCCTGTCTTCAGGTCCTCAGCTGTGTACTTCTAGAGCACAAG gtcATTCTTCAATCCAGAGATTACAATGCTTTGTCTATGAGCGTCATGGCCTTTGTGGCCATGATCTACCCTCTGGAGTACATGTTCCCTGTTATCCCCTTACTGCCAACATGCATGGCCTCAGCTGAACAG CTCCTTCTTGCCCCCACTCCCTACATTATAGGTGTGCCAGCCAGTTTCTTTCTCtacaaatgtgattttaaaatgccaGACGATGTGTGGCTTGTGGACCTTGACAGCAGCAAG GTTATAGCACCCACCAATGCAGAGATGCTACCACCTCTTCCAGAGCCCGAAGCAGGCGAGCTTAAGAAACATCTGAAACAG GCCTTGGCCAGTATGAGTTTGAACACCCAACCCATTCTGAACCTGGAGAAGTTCCAGGAAGGTCAGGAGATGCCCCTGCTCCCACCTGGACGAGATAAAGCTTCACCATCCTCCACAGAGTTCAACCCTCTAATATACGGCAATGACGTTGATTCTGTTGATGTAGCCACCAG GGTGGCCATGGTACGGTTCTTCAACTCCCCAAATGTTCTTCAGGGGTTCCAGATGCACACTCGCACATTGCGCCTCTTTCCCCGACCAGTGGTGGCTTTTCAGTCGTCGTCTTTTCTTGCATCTCGGCCACGGCGCTCTGGCTTTGCAGATAAACTTTCTCACACCCAGGCAGTGGAGTTCTATGGGGAGTGGGCTCTTAATCCCACCAACCTCGCCTTTCAGAGGATACATAACA ATGTGTTTGACCCCTCCTTAATCGGAGACAAGCCCAAGTGGTATGCTCACCAGCTACAGCCAGTGGTTTACCGAGTGTATGATGGAAGCTCCCAGCTGGTTGAAGCTATGGCTGGTCCCTTGGAGGATGAGGGCAACGAATCTGATCCCACAGACAG tggTAGTGACAGTGAGGCATACGATGACTCCAGCTCATCCTATTCCTCCCTTGGAGACCTTGTGAGTGAGATGATCCAAGGTGACATCCAGGGAGACACACCAA GCTTGGACCCCCCTACCCATGCGGCACTGGGAGATGCCAGTGAGGTTGAGTTTCAAGACTTCCATGACTTCAGGGAAGGTCATGGCTCGGAGGGTCCACCTAGTGGGGAGGGACCTGCCGAACCCTCTGATGGACAACCGCTTCGCTCAAGCTCCAGCACGACTGCAAGCTCAAGTCCCAGCACAATCATCCAGGGAGTCAACAAT gagCAGGGGGAAGCACCTGAAATTGAAGCATCAGCAAGTGCTGCTTTACAGAACCCTGTCCCCGGATTGGGCAGTCAGCCATTCCTCAGGCCTACAGCTGACGCTGGCCTGGTGGACCCAGCCAACAAAAAGCAAGAGTATGACAACCCATACTTTGAGCCCCAGTATGGCTTCCCCTCAGAGGATGACCCTGATGCAGAAGAGCAAGTGGAGTCATACACCCCTCGATTCAACCAGAACCTCAATGGCAACAA GATACAGCGTCCTTTACGGCCCAGTAGCCTGAGGCTCCCAGGAGAGTCTGATGGGGAGGGAGACTCCCGCAACAGCTCGCCAAACTCCACCATttcaaacagcagcaatgatGGATTTGGAGGACTTATGTCTTTTGCCA GCAATCTTTACAAGAACCACGGCACTAGTTTCAGTCTGTCCAATCTTGCCCTTCCCAACAAGGCAGCAAGGGAGAAATCAACGCCTTTCCCCAGCCTGAAAG GCGCACGTGCACCACGAGCACTTGTGGACCAGAAGTCTTCAGTAATCAAGCACAGTCCAACAGTGAAGAGAGAATCTCCCTCTCCTCAGGGTCGAGTCAACAACACAAG TGAGAACCAGCAGTTCTTGAAGGAAGTGGTGCAGAGTGTTCTTGATGGTCAGGGAGTGGGCTGGCTCAACATGAAAAAAGTGCGCCGTCTGTTGGAGAACGAGCAGCTTCGTGTCTTTGTGCTGAGCAAGCTGAACAGAGCCGTCCAGTCAGAGGAAGATGCCAGACAGGAGATCATACGTGATGTG GAGGTGAGCAGAAAGGTGTACAAAGGCATGTTGGACATCTTGAAATGCACAGTTTCCAGTCTGGAGCACTCTTACACTAATGCAGGCCTCGGAGGAATGGCCAGTGTCTTCAGCTTATTGGAAATAGCACGCACACATTATCAAACCAAAG ACCCAGAAAAACGCAAGCGAAGCCCCACAGACAGTGCTGGCAGCCCAGGGAGTAAAGAGAGTCCTTCTGGTCGTATGGAGACTGCCAGACCTCAGGGCCTTCTGAATATTCCGCACCTGCAGCTGCCGCACAACACAACGGGCAAAGGAGCCCGCCATTTTGATACCCGGAGTCTGAATGAGGAGAACTTTATTGCCTCGATTG GGCCCGAAGGAGCAAAGCAGCAGCGCCCCCAGGTGACGGatgcagaggagaagaaatcaCAGATCAGTGCTGACAGTGGCCTCAGTGTCACATCTGGATCTCAG AGGAGCGACACAGAGTCTGTAGCGAGCTTGGAGCCACCAATCCTGACAAGAAGCACCAGCCAGGACTCAGAGGCCAGCACAGTG ATCAGCAATAGCTCTGGAGAGACTCTTGGAGCTGACAGTGACCTGAGCAGCACAGCGGGAGACGGCCTCATTGGGAGAACTGCTCCGCATTTAACTCAGTCCAGAGGGACTCTTTCTGACAGTGAGATTGAAACCAATCCAGCCACCAGCTCAGTGTTT GGAAAGACCCATACTCTGAAACCAGGCGCAAAAGATCACGTACCCACTATGGCAAAGGGGCCGCCTCCGCAGCCCATGGAAGACATCAGTATGAGGATTTACCTTTGTGAAGGCTTGTTGG GCCGTGATAAGAGCTCCGTTTGGGATCAACTAGAGGATGCTGCCATGGAAACCTTTTCTCTAA GTAAGGAGCGCTCCACACTGTGGGACCAGCTGCAGTTCTGGGAGGACGCCTTCTTAGACGCTGTGATGCTGGAGCGTGAGGGCATGGGGATGGACCAGGGACCCCAGGAGATGATCGAAAG ATACCTGTCACTAGGAGAACATGACCGAAAGCGTCTGGAGGATGACGAAGACAGACTTCTGGCCACCCTGCTGCACAATATGATTGCATACATGCTAATGATGAAA GTGAACAAAAATGACATCAGGAAGAAAGTGAGGCGTTTGATGGGGAAGTCCCACATTGGCCTCACATACAGCCAAGAGATCAATGAGCTACTGGACAAACTGGCTCACATG AATGGCCGTGAGCTGTGCATCAGGCCCAGTGGAAGCCGTCACATCAAGAAACAAACATTCGTTGTTCATGCTGGCACTGATACCACAGGAGACATCTTTTTCATGGAG GTTTGTGACGACTGCATAGTCCTGCGCAGCAACATCGGCACAGTTTATGAACGCTGGTGGTACGAGAAGCTCATCAACATGACTTACTGCCCCAAGACCAAGGTGCTGTGTCTCTGGAGACGCAACGGCCAAGAGACACAGCTCAACAAGTTCTATACCAAAAAG TGTCGTGAACTCTACTACTGTGTTAAAGACAGCATGGAAAGAGCTGCAGCAAGACAGCAGAGCATTAAACCAG GGCCAGAGCTGGGCGGAGAGTTTCCCGTCCAGGACATGAAAACGGGCGAAGGTGGACTGCTGCAGGTCACGCTGGAAGGAATCAACCTTAAATTCATGCACAGCCAG gttttcatAGAGCTGAGTCACATTAAAAAGTGCAATACAGTGAAGGGAGTCTTTGTCCTGGAGGAATTTG TTCCTGAAACTAAAGAAGTGGTGATCCACAAGTACAAGACCCCCATG gcacatcAGATCTGTTACTCGGTCCTCTGCCTTTTCTCCTACATGGCGGCAGTGAAGGGGAAGGAGGCGGAAGGAAAAGCCAAGATTCTGTCGCCGAGACCCCTTCCCAGctag
- the madd gene encoding MAP kinase-activating death domain protein isoform X3, whose protein sequence is MEKKKMCPRLLDYLVVVGARQPSSDSVAQTPQLLRRYPLEDHHDFPLPPDVVFFCQPEGCLSIRQRRVSLRDDSSFVFTLTDKDSGITRYGICVNFYRSFQRGHHRARGDKSSHTETAAQAAETTSEGSDGSGGGPPSALPPPNNADSAPPPASGEESGKPGAELNAGKSPQHRRSSAKVAPRNRNSTLTSLCILSHYPFFSTFRECLYILKRLVDCCSQRLTQRAGLPRATQRDTMWRVFTGALSVEEKGSQLLADLREIESWVYRLLRSPVPVPGQRRVDVEVLPHELKRPLTFALPDNSRFSMVDFPLHLPLELLGVDACLQVLSCVLLEHKVILQSRDYNALSMSVMAFVAMIYPLEYMFPVIPLLPTCMASAEQLLLAPTPYIIGVPASFFLYKCDFKMPDDVWLVDLDSSKVIAPTNAEMLPPLPEPEAGELKKHLKQCLVRLTVITQKQIFSSEYKALASMSLNTQPILNLEKFQEGQEMPLLPPGRDKASPSSTEFNPLIYGNDVDSVDVATRVAMVRFFNSPNVLQGFQMHTRTLRLFPRPVVAFQSSSFLASRPRRSGFADKLSHTQAVEFYGEWALNPTNLAFQRIHNNVFDPSLIGDKPKWYAHQLQPVVYRVYDGSSQLVEAMAGPLEDEGNESDPTDSGSDSEAYDDSSSSYSSLGDLVSEMIQGDIQGDTPSLDPPTHAALGDASEVEFQDFHDFREGHGSEGPPSGEGPAEPSDGQPLRSSSSTTASSSPSTIIQGVNNGEAPEIEASASAALQNPVPGLGSQPFLRPTADAGLVDPANKKQEYDNPYFEPQYGFPSEDDPDAEEQVESYTPRFNQNLNGNKIQRPLRPSSLRLPGESDGEGDSRNSSPNSTISNSSNDGFGGLMSFASNLYKNHGTSFSLSNLALPNKAAREKSTPFPSLKGARAPRALVDQKSSVIKHSPTVKRESPSPQGRVNNTSENQQFLKEVVQSVLDGQGVGWLNMKKVRRLLENEQLRVFVLSKLNRAVQSEEDARQEIIRDVEVSRKVYKGMLDILKCTVSSLEHSYTNAGLGGMASVFSLLEIARTHYQTKDPEKRKRSPTDSAGSPGSKESPSGRMETARPQGLLNIPHLQLPHNTTGKGARHFDTRSLNEENFIASIGPEGAKQQRPQVTDAEEKKSQISADSGLSVTSGSQRSDTESVASLEPPILTRSTSQDSEASTVISNSSGETLGADSDLSSTAGDGLIGRTAPHLTQSRGTLSDSEIETNPATSSVFGKTHTLKPGAKDHVPTMAKGPPPQPMEDISMRIYLCEGLLGRDKSSVWDQLEDAAMETFSLSKERSTLWDQLQFWEDAFLDAVMLEREGMGMDQGPQEMIERYLSLGEHDRKRLEDDEDRLLATLLHNMIAYMLMMKVNKNDIRKKVRRLMGKSHIGLTYSQEINELLDKLAHMNGRELCIRPSGSRHIKKQTFVVHAGTDTTGDIFFMEVCDDCIVLRSNIGTVYERWWYEKLINMTYCPKTKVLCLWRRNGQETQLNKFYTKKCRELYYCVKDSMERAAARQQSIKPGPELGGEFPVQDMKTGEGGLLQVTLEGINLKFMHSQVFIELSHIKKCNTVKGVFVLEEFVPETKEVVIHKYKTPMAHQICYSVLCLFSYMAAVKGKEAEGKAKILSPRPLPS, encoded by the exons atggagaaaaagaaaatgtgcccTCGCCTTCTCGACTACTTGGTAGTGGTTGGAGCAAG GCAACCAAGTAGTGACAGTGTGGCCCAGACACCTCAGCTCCTCCGCCGCTACCCACTGGAGGACCACCACGACTTCCCACTCCCACCAGATGTGGTGTTTTTCTGCCAACCAGAGGGCTGCCTCAGTATACGCCAGCGTAGGGTTAGCCTTCGTGACGACTCCTCATTTGTTTTCACGCTGACTGACAAGGACTCAGGAATCACCCGCTACGGAATCTGCGTCAACTTCTACCGCTCTTTTCAGCGAGGACATCACCGTGCTCGTGGGGACAAGAGCAgtcacacagagacagcagcaCAGGCAGCGGAGACCACTAGTGAAGGGTCTGATGGCAGCGGTGGAGGCCCACCTTCCGCGTTACCTCCACCCAACAATGCTGACTCAGCACCTCCGCCTGCCTCTGGAGAAGAGAGTGGAAAACCAGGTGCCGAGCTAAATGCTGGCAAATCCCCACAGCACAGACGAAGTTCTGCTAAGGTGGCACCCAGGAACCGCAACAGCACACTGACCTCGCTGTGCATACTCAGCCACTACCCATTTTTCTCTACCTTCAGGGAATGCTTATATATTCTCAAGAGGCTGGTGGACTGCTGCAGTCAGAGGCTAACACAACGTGCTGGGCTCCCTCGTGCAACCCAGAG gGACACCATGTGGCGGGTTTTTACTGGTGCACTGTCAGTAGAAGAGAAAGGCAGCCAGCTGCTGGCCGACCTGCGGGAGATTGAATCGTGGGTGTACCGGTTGCTGCGTTCACCAGTACCAGTGCCTGGTCAGAGACGTGTGGATGTGGAAGTGTTGCCCCATGAACTCAAACGGCCACTCACTTTTGCCCTGCCTGACAACTCCCGCTTCTCCATGGTCGACTTCCCCCTACACCTCCCCTTAGAGCTGCTGGGTGTGGACGCCTGTCTTCAGGTCCTCAGCTGTGTACTTCTAGAGCACAAG gtcATTCTTCAATCCAGAGATTACAATGCTTTGTCTATGAGCGTCATGGCCTTTGTGGCCATGATCTACCCTCTGGAGTACATGTTCCCTGTTATCCCCTTACTGCCAACATGCATGGCCTCAGCTGAACAG CTCCTTCTTGCCCCCACTCCCTACATTATAGGTGTGCCAGCCAGTTTCTTTCTCtacaaatgtgattttaaaatgccaGACGATGTGTGGCTTGTGGACCTTGACAGCAGCAAG GTTATAGCACCCACCAATGCAGAGATGCTACCACCTCTTCCAGAGCCCGAAGCAGGCGAGCTTAAGAAACATCTGAAACAG TGTCTGGTTAGGTTGACCGTGATCACCCAAAAGCAGATCTTCTCCTCTGAATATAAG GCCTTGGCCAGTATGAGTTTGAACACCCAACCCATTCTGAACCTGGAGAAGTTCCAGGAAGGTCAGGAGATGCCCCTGCTCCCACCTGGACGAGATAAAGCTTCACCATCCTCCACAGAGTTCAACCCTCTAATATACGGCAATGACGTTGATTCTGTTGATGTAGCCACCAG GGTGGCCATGGTACGGTTCTTCAACTCCCCAAATGTTCTTCAGGGGTTCCAGATGCACACTCGCACATTGCGCCTCTTTCCCCGACCAGTGGTGGCTTTTCAGTCGTCGTCTTTTCTTGCATCTCGGCCACGGCGCTCTGGCTTTGCAGATAAACTTTCTCACACCCAGGCAGTGGAGTTCTATGGGGAGTGGGCTCTTAATCCCACCAACCTCGCCTTTCAGAGGATACATAACA ATGTGTTTGACCCCTCCTTAATCGGAGACAAGCCCAAGTGGTATGCTCACCAGCTACAGCCAGTGGTTTACCGAGTGTATGATGGAAGCTCCCAGCTGGTTGAAGCTATGGCTGGTCCCTTGGAGGATGAGGGCAACGAATCTGATCCCACAGACAG tggTAGTGACAGTGAGGCATACGATGACTCCAGCTCATCCTATTCCTCCCTTGGAGACCTTGTGAGTGAGATGATCCAAGGTGACATCCAGGGAGACACACCAA GCTTGGACCCCCCTACCCATGCGGCACTGGGAGATGCCAGTGAGGTTGAGTTTCAAGACTTCCATGACTTCAGGGAAGGTCATGGCTCGGAGGGTCCACCTAGTGGGGAGGGACCTGCCGAACCCTCTGATGGACAACCGCTTCGCTCAAGCTCCAGCACGACTGCAAGCTCAAGTCCCAGCACAATCATCCAGGGAGTCAACAAT GGGGAAGCACCTGAAATTGAAGCATCAGCAAGTGCTGCTTTACAGAACCCTGTCCCCGGATTGGGCAGTCAGCCATTCCTCAGGCCTACAGCTGACGCTGGCCTGGTGGACCCAGCCAACAAAAAGCAAGAGTATGACAACCCATACTTTGAGCCCCAGTATGGCTTCCCCTCAGAGGATGACCCTGATGCAGAAGAGCAAGTGGAGTCATACACCCCTCGATTCAACCAGAACCTCAATGGCAACAA GATACAGCGTCCTTTACGGCCCAGTAGCCTGAGGCTCCCAGGAGAGTCTGATGGGGAGGGAGACTCCCGCAACAGCTCGCCAAACTCCACCATttcaaacagcagcaatgatGGATTTGGAGGACTTATGTCTTTTGCCA GCAATCTTTACAAGAACCACGGCACTAGTTTCAGTCTGTCCAATCTTGCCCTTCCCAACAAGGCAGCAAGGGAGAAATCAACGCCTTTCCCCAGCCTGAAAG GCGCACGTGCACCACGAGCACTTGTGGACCAGAAGTCTTCAGTAATCAAGCACAGTCCAACAGTGAAGAGAGAATCTCCCTCTCCTCAGGGTCGAGTCAACAACACAAG TGAGAACCAGCAGTTCTTGAAGGAAGTGGTGCAGAGTGTTCTTGATGGTCAGGGAGTGGGCTGGCTCAACATGAAAAAAGTGCGCCGTCTGTTGGAGAACGAGCAGCTTCGTGTCTTTGTGCTGAGCAAGCTGAACAGAGCCGTCCAGTCAGAGGAAGATGCCAGACAGGAGATCATACGTGATGTG GAGGTGAGCAGAAAGGTGTACAAAGGCATGTTGGACATCTTGAAATGCACAGTTTCCAGTCTGGAGCACTCTTACACTAATGCAGGCCTCGGAGGAATGGCCAGTGTCTTCAGCTTATTGGAAATAGCACGCACACATTATCAAACCAAAG ACCCAGAAAAACGCAAGCGAAGCCCCACAGACAGTGCTGGCAGCCCAGGGAGTAAAGAGAGTCCTTCTGGTCGTATGGAGACTGCCAGACCTCAGGGCCTTCTGAATATTCCGCACCTGCAGCTGCCGCACAACACAACGGGCAAAGGAGCCCGCCATTTTGATACCCGGAGTCTGAATGAGGAGAACTTTATTGCCTCGATTG GGCCCGAAGGAGCAAAGCAGCAGCGCCCCCAGGTGACGGatgcagaggagaagaaatcaCAGATCAGTGCTGACAGTGGCCTCAGTGTCACATCTGGATCTCAG AGGAGCGACACAGAGTCTGTAGCGAGCTTGGAGCCACCAATCCTGACAAGAAGCACCAGCCAGGACTCAGAGGCCAGCACAGTG ATCAGCAATAGCTCTGGAGAGACTCTTGGAGCTGACAGTGACCTGAGCAGCACAGCGGGAGACGGCCTCATTGGGAGAACTGCTCCGCATTTAACTCAGTCCAGAGGGACTCTTTCTGACAGTGAGATTGAAACCAATCCAGCCACCAGCTCAGTGTTT GGAAAGACCCATACTCTGAAACCAGGCGCAAAAGATCACGTACCCACTATGGCAAAGGGGCCGCCTCCGCAGCCCATGGAAGACATCAGTATGAGGATTTACCTTTGTGAAGGCTTGTTGG GCCGTGATAAGAGCTCCGTTTGGGATCAACTAGAGGATGCTGCCATGGAAACCTTTTCTCTAA GTAAGGAGCGCTCCACACTGTGGGACCAGCTGCAGTTCTGGGAGGACGCCTTCTTAGACGCTGTGATGCTGGAGCGTGAGGGCATGGGGATGGACCAGGGACCCCAGGAGATGATCGAAAG ATACCTGTCACTAGGAGAACATGACCGAAAGCGTCTGGAGGATGACGAAGACAGACTTCTGGCCACCCTGCTGCACAATATGATTGCATACATGCTAATGATGAAA GTGAACAAAAATGACATCAGGAAGAAAGTGAGGCGTTTGATGGGGAAGTCCCACATTGGCCTCACATACAGCCAAGAGATCAATGAGCTACTGGACAAACTGGCTCACATG AATGGCCGTGAGCTGTGCATCAGGCCCAGTGGAAGCCGTCACATCAAGAAACAAACATTCGTTGTTCATGCTGGCACTGATACCACAGGAGACATCTTTTTCATGGAG GTTTGTGACGACTGCATAGTCCTGCGCAGCAACATCGGCACAGTTTATGAACGCTGGTGGTACGAGAAGCTCATCAACATGACTTACTGCCCCAAGACCAAGGTGCTGTGTCTCTGGAGACGCAACGGCCAAGAGACACAGCTCAACAAGTTCTATACCAAAAAG TGTCGTGAACTCTACTACTGTGTTAAAGACAGCATGGAAAGAGCTGCAGCAAGACAGCAGAGCATTAAACCAG GGCCAGAGCTGGGCGGAGAGTTTCCCGTCCAGGACATGAAAACGGGCGAAGGTGGACTGCTGCAGGTCACGCTGGAAGGAATCAACCTTAAATTCATGCACAGCCAG gttttcatAGAGCTGAGTCACATTAAAAAGTGCAATACAGTGAAGGGAGTCTTTGTCCTGGAGGAATTTG TTCCTGAAACTAAAGAAGTGGTGATCCACAAGTACAAGACCCCCATG gcacatcAGATCTGTTACTCGGTCCTCTGCCTTTTCTCCTACATGGCGGCAGTGAAGGGGAAGGAGGCGGAAGGAAAAGCCAAGATTCTGTCGCCGAGACCCCTTCCCAGctag